The Amycolatopsis mongoliensis genome includes a window with the following:
- a CDS encoding helix-turn-helix domain-containing protein, giving the protein MTLRIDISGLPAERLRFTASPLAELTAMLHVLAEPAHHPQLAGWAGDVWAGLRPELAERLREAEFLWRSSRADFLVPARPRPTLLEELDDVDRIDDETYVTAALVTTCGSNRVHFGAPSPLVDATARERALDLAQARGALQEAFAERLLADPAAVRARVRHTLEQCAEAFFDAAWTRVAGQLATDLRLKNDLLKRQGIGAALASVSSAVTLAPDGTCIIVDKLQDNATVAHGAGVTFLPSVFGRPHLVAVRAPGWQPVVQYPVAEANPSAPVSLETVTLRLEALAHPVRLRLLRTLARGPHTTGELAHAWELSPPEVSRHLAVLRRAGLLTTRRHGRYVRYTVNLPDLTALGADLLAAVLR; this is encoded by the coding sequence ATGACGTTGAGGATCGACATCAGCGGCCTGCCGGCCGAGCGACTGCGGTTCACCGCGTCGCCGCTGGCCGAGCTGACCGCGATGCTGCACGTCCTGGCGGAACCCGCGCATCACCCGCAGCTCGCGGGCTGGGCCGGGGACGTCTGGGCCGGGCTGCGGCCGGAGCTGGCCGAGCGGCTCAGGGAGGCGGAGTTCCTCTGGCGTTCCTCACGAGCCGACTTCCTCGTCCCCGCTCGTCCCCGGCCGACCCTCCTCGAGGAGCTGGACGACGTGGACCGGATCGACGACGAAACCTATGTGACCGCCGCACTCGTCACCACCTGCGGCAGCAACCGGGTCCACTTCGGCGCGCCGTCCCCGCTCGTCGACGCGACGGCGCGCGAGCGGGCCCTGGACCTCGCGCAAGCCCGCGGCGCGCTCCAAGAGGCCTTCGCGGAACGGCTGCTCGCGGACCCCGCCGCCGTGCGGGCGCGGGTGCGGCACACCCTCGAACAGTGCGCCGAGGCCTTCTTCGACGCCGCCTGGACGCGCGTCGCCGGGCAACTCGCCACCGACCTGCGCCTGAAGAACGACCTGCTGAAGCGCCAGGGCATCGGGGCGGCGCTCGCGTCGGTCTCCAGCGCCGTCACCCTGGCGCCGGACGGTACCTGCATCATCGTGGACAAGCTGCAGGACAACGCGACCGTCGCCCACGGGGCCGGGGTCACCTTCCTCCCCAGCGTCTTCGGCCGCCCGCATCTGGTGGCGGTGCGTGCGCCCGGGTGGCAGCCGGTGGTGCAGTATCCCGTCGCCGAGGCGAATCCCTCGGCGCCGGTCTCGCTGGAAACGGTCACGCTACGGCTCGAGGCGCTCGCGCATCCGGTGCGTTTGCGGCTGCTGCGCACCCTGGCCCGCGGCCCGCACACCACCGGCGAGCTGGCCCACGCCTGGGAACTTTCGCCCCCGGAGGTTTCCCGCCATCTCGCTGTCCTGCGTCGCGCGGGTCTGCTGACCACCCGGCGGCATGGTCGTTATGTCCGTTACACCGTCAACCTGCCCGACCTGACGGCGCTGGGGGCCGACCTGCTGGCGGCCGTACTGCGTTGA
- a CDS encoding MFS transporter: protein MATITGIRPRALVRASGGPRYAVALAVDALGTGMLRPFLLLYGVTVLQLSAPVTGIAMTAGVVVALVCTPVVGRWLDLGARSTVVAASMLVRVLGVALLLAAPAGNVWLFAAAALFLGIGNQAWPAAHAAVVATVTHGRERDAALAGSRALRNAGLGVGALVATACLTGGTTALEALAAVTGLAYFAAATLAWSIHLRAHPGATPARDDRPAPRMRTLLAANVVYVFCLNLFEIALPLVLVTQLHASPVWSAAVFVANTVLVVTLQVPVTVLMSRFSRRTVLALAGVVLAASYLGFLAATSLGHGWGPPAVAAVSVVCTLGEIIYGGSATALVTALAPAPVLGRALARFQLSTGFGLAVTPAVITALASRGPATLWGSLAAATLLASSAVATEKDRGTRPSGRRRARSPRGPA, encoded by the coding sequence ATGGCAACCATCACCGGGATCCGGCCGCGCGCCCTCGTCCGTGCCTCCGGCGGCCCCCGCTACGCCGTCGCTCTCGCCGTGGACGCGCTCGGCACCGGCATGCTGCGGCCCTTTCTGCTGCTCTACGGCGTGACCGTGCTGCAGCTGTCCGCGCCGGTCACCGGCATCGCCATGACGGCCGGCGTCGTCGTCGCTCTGGTGTGCACGCCGGTGGTGGGCCGCTGGCTGGACCTGGGTGCCCGCAGCACGGTCGTGGCGGCGTCGATGCTGGTGCGGGTGCTGGGCGTGGCGCTGCTGCTGGCCGCCCCGGCGGGGAACGTCTGGCTGTTCGCGGCGGCGGCGCTCTTCCTCGGCATCGGCAACCAGGCGTGGCCGGCCGCCCACGCGGCTGTCGTGGCCACGGTCACCCACGGCCGCGAACGCGACGCCGCCCTCGCGGGCAGCCGCGCCCTGCGCAACGCCGGCCTGGGTGTGGGTGCGCTCGTCGCCACGGCGTGCCTGACGGGCGGCACCACCGCCTTGGAGGCGCTGGCAGCCGTCACCGGACTCGCCTACTTCGCCGCGGCGACCTTGGCGTGGTCGATCCACCTCCGCGCGCATCCGGGCGCGACCCCGGCCAGGGACGACCGGCCCGCACCCCGGATGCGCACGCTGCTGGCCGCCAACGTGGTTTACGTCTTCTGCCTCAACCTCTTCGAAATCGCGCTCCCGCTGGTCCTGGTGACGCAGCTGCACGCGTCCCCGGTGTGGTCGGCAGCCGTCTTCGTGGCGAACACGGTGCTGGTGGTCACCCTGCAGGTGCCGGTCACCGTCCTGATGTCCCGCTTCTCCCGGCGGACCGTGCTGGCCCTGGCCGGCGTGGTCCTCGCTGCGTCCTACCTCGGCTTCCTCGCGGCCACCTCGCTGGGACACGGCTGGGGTCCCCCGGCCGTCGCCGCGGTGTCCGTGGTCTGCACCCTCGGCGAGATCATCTACGGGGGCAGCGCCACCGCGCTCGTCACCGCCCTCGCCCCGGCCCCGGTCCTGGGACGCGCCCTCGCCCGCTTCCAGCTCTCCACGGGCTTCGGCCTCGCCGTCACCCCCGCGGTCATCACCGCACTCGCCTCCCGCGGCCCGGCCACCCTCTGGGGCAGCCTCGCCGCCGCGACGCTCCTCGCAAGCTCGGCTGTTGCCACCGAGAAGGACCGAGGAACGCGGCCCAGCGGTCGCCGCCGGGCGCGATCGCCTCGGGGGCCGGCTTGA
- a CDS encoding YxiG-like protein, translating into MDVQQIHEALIETNSHSISLVFSDLSVGRVERGYSPFTVQDDQTEAGTL; encoded by the coding sequence GTGGACGTTCAGCAGATCCACGAGGCGCTGATCGAGACCAACAGCCACAGCATCTCGCTTGTCTTCTCCGACCTGTCGGTCGGCCGAGTCGAGCGTGGCTACTCACCGTTCACCGTGCAAGACGACCAAACCGAAGCCGGGACGCTCTGA
- a CDS encoding vWA domain-containing protein — protein sequence MTAGSMDEEKLFAARLHAVRNRPYLATALFALHTVESRRVPTMAVDRHWRCYVSPAFVDRTPLAELAGVWVHEVSHLLRDHHGRSDRFAAEHELTGPGERLRMNIAADCEINDDVFGDGLVRPEGAVQPASLRLREGQLMEDYLRQFRLGPYTAGYAWLDCGSGADGLDRDWDLGADGAHGLSEQERDAVRFRVAQGINGSPGDVPKGWQRWAQEAFHPPQPWRELLGAAVRSAMSGAGEDYTYGRPSRRSAGLPGVVMPSLRRRPPRVCVIVDTSGSVSDAELGSALLEIAAIVRAVGGRRDLVSVLSCDAAAHVTHELCRAEGIPLVGGGGTDLRTGFAQVQRGNPRADVIVALTDGQTPWPEARPPGRTVVGLFSRQRPVDENNPHYEPEVPPAWARVVTVG from the coding sequence ATGACGGCGGGGTCCATGGACGAGGAGAAGCTGTTCGCTGCCCGGTTGCACGCCGTCCGGAACCGGCCGTACCTGGCGACGGCCTTGTTCGCCTTGCACACGGTGGAGTCCCGGCGGGTGCCGACGATGGCCGTGGACCGCCACTGGCGCTGCTACGTTTCGCCGGCGTTCGTCGACCGCACTCCGCTGGCGGAGCTGGCCGGGGTCTGGGTGCACGAGGTCTCGCACCTGCTGCGCGACCACCACGGGCGCAGCGACCGGTTCGCCGCGGAGCACGAGCTGACCGGGCCTGGAGAGCGATTGCGGATGAACATCGCCGCGGACTGCGAAATCAACGACGACGTGTTCGGCGACGGCCTGGTGCGGCCCGAGGGAGCCGTCCAGCCGGCGTCGCTCAGGCTTCGCGAGGGGCAGTTGATGGAGGACTACCTGCGCCAGTTCCGCCTCGGGCCCTACACGGCCGGATACGCCTGGCTCGACTGCGGCAGCGGCGCCGACGGACTGGACCGTGACTGGGATCTGGGGGCCGACGGGGCACACGGGCTCAGCGAGCAGGAACGCGACGCCGTCCGGTTCCGGGTCGCACAAGGGATCAACGGCAGCCCGGGCGATGTCCCGAAGGGCTGGCAGCGCTGGGCGCAGGAGGCGTTCCACCCGCCGCAGCCGTGGCGGGAACTGCTGGGGGCGGCGGTCCGATCGGCGATGTCCGGTGCGGGGGAGGACTACACCTACGGCCGGCCCTCGCGCAGATCGGCCGGTCTGCCGGGCGTCGTCATGCCGAGCCTGCGGCGCCGGCCGCCGCGCGTCTGCGTGATCGTCGACACCTCCGGCTCGGTGAGCGACGCCGAGCTGGGGAGCGCGCTCCTCGAAATCGCGGCGATCGTCCGCGCGGTCGGAGGCCGGCGCGATCTCGTCTCGGTGCTGTCGTGCGACGCCGCCGCGCACGTCACCCACGAGCTGTGCCGCGCCGAAGGAATCCCTTTGGTGGGCGGCGGCGGCACGGATCTGCGCACCGGCTTCGCCCAGGTCCAGCGCGGCAATCCCCGCGCCGACGTGATCGTGGCCCTGACGGACGGCCAGACCCCCTGGCCGGAGGCACGACCGCCCGGCCGGACGGTCGTGGGCCTGTTCTCCCGGCAGCGTCCGGTGGATGAGAACAATCCCCACTACGAACCGGAAGTGCCCCCTGCTTGGGCGAGGGTGGTCACCGTGGGCTGA
- a CDS encoding SCO6745 family protein, producing MSHPEPVARRMYDLVEPIGLLPYFADESDEALMALGLRNPWDAYFAGRAAPLGRDVPADVVHAIFYNFAPGEVARHLPKVWDLTTPEAALAARERGCVAGMRRILGELADDAGVARAGDLLLKAATSAPVEGRALYAALRARPVPQEPVARLWHAATLLREHRGDGHTAALLTEGIGGTEAHVLHALSVDLPAHEFGRVHHLPAAQLNAVIDGMRARGLVGSDGWLTAAGRATKERVEALTDRLAEAPYNALSPRELDRLIADLAPISAAFRTVFPM from the coding sequence ATGTCGCACCCGGAACCGGTGGCCCGCCGCATGTACGACCTGGTCGAGCCCATCGGCCTGCTGCCCTACTTCGCCGACGAGTCCGACGAGGCGCTGATGGCGCTGGGCCTGCGCAACCCGTGGGACGCCTACTTCGCCGGCCGGGCCGCGCCGCTCGGCCGTGACGTGCCGGCCGACGTCGTCCACGCGATCTTCTACAACTTCGCCCCCGGCGAGGTCGCCCGCCACCTCCCGAAAGTCTGGGACCTGACCACCCCCGAGGCCGCGCTGGCCGCCCGCGAGCGGGGATGCGTCGCGGGAATGCGGCGGATCCTCGGCGAACTCGCCGACGACGCCGGCGTCGCGCGCGCCGGCGACCTGTTGCTGAAAGCGGCGACCAGCGCCCCTGTCGAGGGACGCGCCCTCTACGCGGCGCTGCGCGCGCGGCCGGTGCCGCAGGAGCCGGTGGCCCGGCTGTGGCACGCGGCCACCCTGCTGCGCGAGCACCGCGGTGACGGCCACACCGCCGCACTGCTGACCGAAGGCATCGGCGGCACCGAGGCGCACGTGCTGCACGCGTTGTCCGTGGACCTGCCCGCGCACGAGTTCGGCCGGGTCCACCACCTCCCCGCCGCGCAGCTGAACGCGGTCATCGACGGCATGCGCGCCCGCGGCCTCGTCGGGTCCGACGGCTGGCTCACCGCCGCCGGGCGGGCCACGAAGGAACGAGTCGAGGCGCTGACCGACCGGCTCGCGGAGGCGCCGTACAACGCCCTGAGCCCCCGCGAACTCGACCGCCTCATCGCCGACCTCGCACCGATCTCGGCTGCCTTCCGAACGGTCTTCCCGATGTAG
- a CDS encoding RNA polymerase subunit sigma-70, giving the protein MTDAKPLDADEATFIAAVRSGDTARFALITERHRRELQVHCYRMLANYEDAQDMTQETFLRAWNKRETFKGHAALRTWLYRIATNVCLDFLEKRNDRTPAPSALPDSGSELPYLQPYPDRMLPEDPQESVVARETIELAFIVAVQHLPPRQRAVLILRDVLGWPASKAADALELTVASVTSALQRARVTMREQLPGRRLDWRSPATHELSDDERGVVKSYIDAHERNDLDGLMSLLREDLRFAMLPDPGTVIVGAEDAVDGWVSGGLFQRGYDDWRCIATTVNRMPAAVLYRRTPDDPEYRLLNLAVLHIVDGKIAELTGFDVTDKPWLDLPPTL; this is encoded by the coding sequence ATGACCGACGCCAAACCGCTGGACGCCGACGAGGCCACGTTCATCGCGGCGGTCCGCTCAGGCGATACGGCGCGCTTCGCGCTCATCACGGAGCGTCACCGGCGTGAGCTGCAGGTGCACTGCTACCGGATGCTCGCGAACTACGAGGACGCCCAGGACATGACGCAGGAGACGTTCCTGCGAGCGTGGAACAAGCGGGAGACGTTCAAGGGCCACGCCGCGCTGCGGACCTGGCTGTACCGGATCGCGACGAACGTCTGCCTCGACTTCCTGGAGAAGCGCAACGACCGCACACCCGCACCGTCCGCGCTGCCGGACTCCGGCTCCGAGCTGCCGTACCTGCAGCCGTACCCCGACCGGATGCTCCCCGAAGACCCGCAGGAATCGGTGGTGGCGCGGGAGACGATCGAGCTGGCGTTCATCGTCGCCGTCCAGCACCTGCCGCCGCGGCAGCGGGCGGTGCTCATCCTGCGCGACGTCCTCGGCTGGCCGGCGTCGAAGGCCGCCGACGCCCTCGAGCTGACCGTCGCTTCGGTGACCAGCGCACTGCAGCGGGCGCGGGTGACGATGCGCGAGCAGCTGCCCGGCCGCCGCCTCGACTGGCGCAGCCCCGCCACCCACGAGCTGTCGGACGACGAGCGCGGCGTGGTGAAGTCCTACATCGACGCCCATGAGCGCAACGACCTCGACGGGCTGATGTCCCTGCTGCGCGAGGACCTGCGCTTCGCGATGCTGCCCGATCCGGGCACCGTGATCGTGGGGGCCGAGGACGCGGTGGACGGCTGGGTCTCCGGTGGGCTCTTCCAGCGCGGCTACGACGACTGGCGCTGCATCGCCACGACGGTCAACCGCATGCCTGCCGCCGTGTTGTACCGCCGCACCCCCGACGATCCGGAGTACCGGTTGCTGAACCTCGCGGTCCTGCACATCGTCGACGGGAAGATCGCCGAGCTCACCGGATTCGACGTCACCGACAAACCCTGGCTGGACCTGCCCCCGACCCTGTGA
- a CDS encoding dihydrofolate reductase family protein, with protein MTRKLIFGMNVTLDGYIAATGVDIGWSGPPSDELFQWWLDQEQAIDLFLYGRKLWETMSSYWPTGDQQPDATPAEIEFARNWRDTPKVVFSSTIDKVDWNARLVTGDAVAEITRLKADDGGPMRVGGATLAGAAMRAGLVDEYEIVTHPVLVGGGTPFFTALDSWVNLNLVETRTFPGGVVQTRYETRR; from the coding sequence ATGACGCGGAAACTGATCTTCGGCATGAACGTGACCCTGGACGGCTACATCGCCGCGACCGGCGTCGACATCGGCTGGAGCGGGCCGCCGAGCGATGAGCTGTTCCAGTGGTGGCTCGACCAGGAGCAGGCGATCGACCTGTTCCTGTACGGGCGCAAGCTGTGGGAGACGATGAGCTCCTACTGGCCGACCGGCGACCAGCAGCCGGACGCCACCCCGGCGGAGATCGAGTTCGCGCGGAACTGGCGGGACACGCCGAAGGTGGTGTTCTCCTCGACGATCGACAAGGTCGACTGGAACGCCCGCCTGGTCACCGGCGACGCGGTCGCCGAGATCACCCGGCTCAAGGCCGACGACGGCGGCCCGATGAGGGTGGGTGGTGCGACGCTGGCCGGGGCCGCCATGCGGGCCGGGCTGGTCGACGAGTACGAGATCGTCACCCATCCGGTCCTGGTGGGTGGCGGCACGCCGTTCTTCACGGCGCTGGACAGTTGGGTGAACCTGAACCTCGTGGAGACGCGGACGTTTCCCGGCGGCGTGGTGCAGACCCGCTACGAGACGAGGCGATAA
- a CDS encoding glycoside hydrolase family 3 N-terminal domain-containing protein: MFRNHRRSTRATVTVLAAAALLAVPAFTASSSAAIDLGVAPWLDTHRPVPARVEALLHAMTLPEKVGQMDQQLVTTLTDADGTRCGNNGFNLPNPECMRKILVEANVGSILAGGTENPVDTTGKGGVGNTGYDWATEYNIIQQFAIKNSRLHLPVVFGVDAVHGFGHPWQAPLFPQSIGMGATWDPALAQAGGKATADALRATGWTWNFAPVQDIARDNRWGRTYETWAEQPALAAAMGAANIKGMQTPGKRGELNVSATVKHFAGYSQSINGHDRAEALLPMNYLQTTILPPYAAGIDAGAGTVMVNSGSINGVPATSSHYLLTDVLRDQMHFQGVVISDYQDVTALQTAYHIAADLPGAIAAAVNAGVDMSMQVSDAAGWQAAILQAVDTGKISRARIDQAVRRILTLKFQLGLFDQPCVADPAKPCVDANAANAAVTAGRDQTAKAARESITLLRNENNALPLPAGAKVVVTGPSADSMTNQLGGWSVSWQGVAGAGHVCCMGPENQIPPGTTVLGGIRAADPAAVYAPDQASAVAAAADTSAYVAVVGEKAYAEGLGDNPAPALAPDQQALISALEATGKPVIVVVVAGRPVGLGPAEKANAVLMAYQGSTEAGTAVADVLFGKTNPAGKLPISWPSDAPAVGGDFAGTAPSPLGDQPKFFDQLPSTASGQGNAYNPQFPFGYGLSYTTFTHTNLAVTPKVARGGTATATFTVTNTGTRAGTDIVPVYVAQPVSPVVVPPQRLVGSARVTLDPGRSQVVRVSFPAATLAESAPDINASGPPAVVPGSYVLQLDKNGTTPYAVDVSAPFLIQ, encoded by the coding sequence GTGTTCCGCAACCACAGACGCAGTACCCGCGCCACCGTCACGGTGCTCGCGGCCGCGGCCCTGCTCGCGGTTCCCGCGTTCACCGCCAGTAGCAGTGCCGCCATCGACCTGGGCGTCGCGCCCTGGCTGGACACCCACCGCCCCGTGCCGGCGCGGGTGGAGGCCCTGCTCCACGCGATGACGCTGCCCGAGAAAGTCGGCCAGATGGACCAGCAGCTGGTCACCACGCTGACCGACGCCGACGGCACGAGGTGCGGGAACAACGGTTTCAACCTACCCAATCCCGAATGCATGCGAAAAATCCTGGTCGAGGCCAACGTCGGTTCGATTCTCGCAGGCGGTACCGAGAATCCGGTCGACACCACGGGCAAGGGCGGCGTGGGCAACACCGGCTACGACTGGGCCACCGAGTACAACATCATCCAGCAGTTCGCGATCAAGAACTCGCGCCTGCACCTCCCGGTGGTGTTCGGCGTCGACGCGGTGCACGGCTTCGGCCACCCGTGGCAGGCGCCGCTGTTCCCGCAGTCCATCGGCATGGGCGCCACCTGGGACCCCGCGCTCGCCCAGGCCGGGGGCAAGGCGACCGCGGACGCCCTGCGCGCCACCGGCTGGACCTGGAACTTCGCCCCGGTCCAGGACATCGCGCGCGACAACCGGTGGGGCCGCACCTACGAGACGTGGGCCGAGCAACCGGCCCTGGCGGCCGCGATGGGCGCCGCGAACATCAAGGGCATGCAGACCCCCGGCAAGCGCGGTGAGTTGAACGTCAGCGCGACGGTCAAGCACTTCGCCGGCTACTCGCAGTCGATCAACGGCCACGACCGGGCCGAGGCGCTGCTGCCCATGAACTACCTCCAGACGACCATCCTGCCGCCGTACGCGGCGGGGATCGACGCGGGCGCCGGGACGGTGATGGTCAACTCCGGTTCGATCAACGGCGTTCCCGCCACTTCGTCGCACTACCTGCTGACCGACGTCCTGCGCGACCAGATGCACTTCCAGGGTGTCGTGATCAGCGACTACCAGGACGTCACCGCGTTGCAGACCGCCTATCACATCGCGGCGGATCTCCCGGGTGCCATCGCCGCCGCCGTGAACGCGGGCGTCGACATGAGCATGCAGGTCTCCGACGCGGCGGGGTGGCAGGCCGCGATCCTGCAGGCCGTCGACACGGGCAAGATCTCGCGCGCGCGGATCGACCAGGCCGTGCGCCGCATCCTCACGCTGAAGTTCCAGCTCGGCCTGTTCGACCAGCCGTGCGTGGCCGACCCGGCGAAACCGTGCGTCGACGCGAACGCCGCCAACGCCGCCGTCACCGCGGGCCGTGACCAGACGGCCAAGGCCGCGCGGGAGTCGATCACCTTGCTGCGCAACGAGAACAACGCGCTGCCGTTGCCGGCCGGCGCGAAGGTCGTGGTGACCGGCCCGAGCGCGGACTCGATGACCAACCAGCTCGGCGGCTGGAGCGTGAGCTGGCAGGGCGTGGCGGGTGCCGGGCACGTGTGCTGCATGGGCCCCGAGAACCAGATTCCGCCGGGCACCACCGTGCTGGGCGGCATCCGGGCCGCGGACCCGGCCGCGGTCTACGCGCCGGACCAGGCCAGCGCCGTCGCGGCCGCGGCGGACACCAGTGCCTATGTGGCGGTGGTGGGGGAGAAGGCCTATGCGGAAGGGCTGGGCGACAACCCGGCGCCGGCCCTGGCGCCCGACCAGCAGGCCCTCATCTCGGCGCTGGAGGCAACCGGCAAACCGGTGATCGTCGTGGTCGTCGCGGGCCGGCCGGTCGGGCTGGGCCCGGCCGAGAAGGCGAACGCGGTGCTGATGGCCTACCAGGGCAGCACGGAAGCCGGCACGGCTGTGGCGGATGTGCTGTTCGGGAAGACGAACCCCGCGGGCAAGCTGCCGATCAGCTGGCCGTCCGACGCGCCGGCCGTCGGCGGTGACTTCGCCGGCACGGCTCCGTCCCCGCTGGGGGACCAGCCGAAGTTCTTCGACCAGCTGCCCAGCACGGCATCCGGTCAGGGCAACGCGTACAACCCGCAGTTCCCGTTCGGTTACGGCCTGTCGTACACGACGTTCACGCACACGAACTTGGCGGTGACGCCGAAGGTCGCGCGGGGCGGCACGGCCACCGCGACGTTCACCGTCACGAACACCGGGACCCGCGCCGGCACCGACATCGTGCCGGTCTACGTGGCCCAGCCGGTGAGCCCGGTGGTCGTCCCGCCGCAACGGCTGGTCGGCTCCGCGCGGGTGACGCTCGACCCGGGCCGGTCACAGGTCGTGCGCGTGTCCTTCCCGGCGGCCACGCTGGCCGAAAGCGCGCCCGACATCAACGCGTCCGGCCCGCCCGCCGTGGTGCCGGGCAGTTATGTGCTGCAGCTGGACAAGAACGGCACGACGCCGTACGCGGTGGACGTGTCGGCGCCGTTCCTGATCCAGTAG
- a CDS encoding dihydrofolate reductase family protein, whose amino-acid sequence MLGSHRSRAHRTRWCFDSDPARLLERLRSDNSGGDVHLVGGPSTIETFRALDAVDKLELVVLPFMVGAGMRLTDSLASDTALSFESSRSLPGGSVEIVHSLRAWIPARDVAITERAASSPGLRA is encoded by the coding sequence GTGCTGGGCTCCCACCGGTCACGGGCGCACCGGACGAGGTGGTGTTTCGACAGCGACCCCGCCCGGCTGCTGGAGCGGCTGCGTAGCGACAACTCCGGCGGCGACGTCCACCTGGTCGGCGGCCCGAGCACGATCGAGACCTTCCGCGCGCTCGACGCGGTGGACAAACTGGAACTGGTGGTGCTGCCGTTCATGGTCGGCGCAGGGATGCGGCTGACCGACTCCCTGGCCTCCGACACCGCACTGTCTTTCGAAAGTTCCCGCTCGCTGCCCGGTGGCTCCGTGGAAATCGTCCACTCGCTGCGCGCCTGGATACCTGCCCGCGACGTGGCAATCACCGAGCGAGCCGCCTCTTCGCCCGGGCTCAGAGCTTGA
- a CDS encoding TetR/AcrR family transcriptional regulator produces the protein MSALAPDDVTRSPALGRPRDSGRDRAILDATLSLLTEMGYEQLSIEAVAGRSGAAKTTIYRRYRDKAALVAAAVEHRSPATPPQPEGESLRENVHSLATWLARSISEQDVGLLGALFAGMRNDAGLAQAMRRILRRDETAMTDGLLRQAAERLAPGAAPLFAEVASAVIVHRVVVGEPCDAAFIAHLVDDILLPLLRRT, from the coding sequence GTGAGCGCCTTGGCGCCCGACGACGTAACTCGATCCCCGGCGCTGGGGCGACCGCGGGATTCCGGCCGCGACCGAGCCATCCTGGACGCGACACTGTCCCTGCTGACCGAGATGGGTTACGAGCAGCTCTCGATCGAGGCGGTGGCCGGGCGTTCCGGGGCGGCGAAGACGACGATCTACCGCCGGTACCGCGACAAGGCGGCCCTGGTCGCCGCCGCGGTCGAGCACCGCTCGCCCGCGACGCCCCCGCAGCCGGAGGGAGAAAGCCTCCGGGAGAACGTGCATTCTCTGGCGACATGGCTGGCGCGGAGCATCTCCGAACAGGACGTCGGCCTGCTCGGAGCCCTGTTCGCCGGCATGCGCAACGACGCCGGGCTCGCCCAGGCGATGCGGCGGATCCTGCGGCGGGACGAGACCGCGATGACGGACGGACTTCTCCGCCAAGCGGCCGAGCGCCTGGCGCCCGGAGCGGCGCCGCTCTTCGCCGAGGTCGCCTCCGCAGTGATCGTGCACCGCGTCGTCGTGGGTGAGCCGTGCGACGCCGCCTTCATCGCGCACCTCGTTGACGACATCCTCTTGCCGCTCCTGCGCCGCACCTGA
- a CDS encoding NADP-dependent oxidoreductase has protein sequence MKAVRYDRFSGIDGIYLADVPEPVPGPGEVVMQVAASVLNPGALPALHGSSYTPGRDLAGEVVAVGADVSGFAVGDAVLGWLQSWDAHAQFVAIPAAQLVSKPDALGWDVAGSLYTTPMAGLGAIRAVEPRPGETVVISGASGGVGFTAAQLALRTGARVIGLTSAAHFDLLRHHGIEPVQYGDGERERILATTDRTDAFIDAVGGGYIDLAIDLGVPVDRIDTVVDYRGAKEKGVKSFGTTDAGGPPALAGLAALAATGDLYIPVAATYPLTAVRDAYQALADRKTHGRIVLHPQDIV, from the coding sequence ATGAAAGCAGTACGTTATGACCGGTTTTCCGGCATCGACGGGATCTACCTCGCCGACGTCCCCGAGCCCGTGCCCGGCCCGGGCGAGGTGGTCATGCAGGTCGCGGCCAGTGTGCTCAACCCCGGGGCGTTACCGGCGCTGCACGGCAGTTCGTACACGCCGGGGCGCGATCTCGCCGGTGAAGTCGTCGCTGTCGGTGCCGACGTGTCCGGTTTCGCCGTCGGGGACGCGGTGCTGGGGTGGCTCCAGAGCTGGGACGCCCACGCCCAGTTCGTCGCCATCCCGGCAGCCCAACTGGTGAGCAAGCCTGACGCCCTCGGCTGGGACGTGGCGGGCTCGCTCTACACCACACCGATGGCGGGTCTCGGTGCCATCCGGGCGGTCGAGCCCCGGCCCGGTGAGACCGTCGTGATCTCAGGCGCATCGGGCGGCGTCGGGTTCACCGCGGCACAGCTCGCACTCCGCACCGGAGCGAGGGTGATCGGCCTGACCAGCGCCGCGCATTTCGACCTGCTCCGCCATCACGGCATCGAGCCCGTCCAGTACGGCGACGGTGAACGGGAACGGATCCTCGCCACGACCGACCGAACAGATGCGTTCATCGACGCCGTCGGTGGCGGCTACATCGACCTCGCGATCGACCTCGGCGTTCCGGTGGACCGCATCGACACCGTTGTCGACTATCGCGGAGCGAAGGAGAAGGGCGTCAAATCTTTCGGAACGACCGATGCCGGCGGCCCCCCGGCACTGGCCGGGCTGGCCGCCCTCGCCGCTACGGGCGACCTGTACATCCCTGTCGCCGCAACGTACCCGCTCACGGCCGTGCGCGACGCCTATCAGGCGTTGGCCGATCGCAAGACCCACGGGCGCATCGTGCTGCACCCCCAGGACATCGTCTGA